The Actinocorallia herbida DNA window AGGGCAAGGGCGCCGTAGCCGTAGGCGAGGGACGCCGCGGTGGCGACGACGGCGACGAGCAGCGGGCCGCCCGCGTCACCGAGCTCCCTGCCGAGCTCGGCCGAGCCCATCGTCTGGCCGAGCCGCTCCTTGGGGGTCGACGCGGCGAGGGTGGCGAACCCGAGCGGGGTGATGAGGCCGGTGCCGACGCCGATGAGCACCGCGGCGAGCAGCACCCCCGCGACGCCCGGCAGCATCGCGCAGGCCAGGCCCGCAGCGGTCAGCGCGAGACCGGTGCCGAGGCCGCGGGACGCGGAGAGCCTGCCCTCGTCGAGTGCGCGTCCGGCGCGGGGCTGGACGAGTGCGCCGCACAGGGCGAGCACCGAGACCGCGGCGCCCGTCGCCACGGGGCCGAGGCCCGCCGCGGCGCCGGAGACCGGGAGGAAGCCCACGCCGACGGACAGCGCCGCGGTCGCGCCCGCGAGCGCGGCGGTCGGCCGCCAGAACTCCGGCGCCGACAGCCGCCGCGCCAGGTCGAGCACGGTCTGGCGGGCGCGCGGCAGCGGCGGCAGCGCCGGCACGGCGAGCGCCGCCCAGAGCGCCACTGCCGCGCCGAGCACGGCGAGCACCGCGAACAGCTCGCGCAGCCCGCCCGCCCACAGGATGACCGCGCCGAGCAGCGGGCCGAGGGTGTAGCCGAGGCTCTTGTAGAAGCCGTAGCCTCCGAAGGCCCTGCCGCGCTCCTCCTCCGGCGTCATCCGGGCGACCAGCGCCGAGGCCGCCGGGGAGAAGGCCGACGCCGCCGCGCCCTGCCCGAGCCGGGCCGCCCACAGCCAGGCCGGCCCGTCGGCCACGACGTACAGGGCGGAGGACGCGGCGAAGGCGGCGAGCCCGCCGAGCAGGACGGGCCGGGCGCCGATCCGGTCGGCGAGGGAGCCGAACACCGGTTTCAGCACGACCTCGGCGGCGTCGTACAGCGCCAGCAGGCCGCCGAGGACGAGCAGCGACGTCACCGCGTCGTCCGCGCCGAGGCTCGCGGCGATGCCGTGCGCTCCGAAAGCGGTGGTGAACCCGGCCGCGTACAGCGGCCACATCCTTCGGTTCCGGTGCATTTCTCTCCCTCGCAGCGTCGCCGACCGTGCATCATGCCGTCTTCGCGCCGCCCACGCGCGGGCGGGGCGCCTCGGGCGATGGATATACCTCTGCTTTTCCGTCCCTTGGTGGGAAGATCCCGACATGACTGCATCTGATGCGGAAGCGAAGGCCTCCGTCGCGGCGATGTTCGACAGGTCGTCCGCCACCTACGAAGGCTTGGAAGGCGAGTACTTCGCTCCGATGGGCCGCGCGCTGGTCTCCCGGGCCGGGATCTCCCCCGGGTCGCGCGTCTTGGACGTCGGATGCGGGCGCGGCGCGGTGCTGGCCGCCGCCGCGGCGGCCACCGGACCATCCGGCGCGGCGGTCGGCATCGACCTCGCGCCCGGCATGATCGAACGCGCGGCCGCGGCCGTCGCGGACCTGCCGTGGGTGTCCGTCGCGCTCGGCGACGCCGCCGATCCGGACTTTCCCGACGCCTCCTTCGACGCGGTCCTGGCCGGGCTCGTCATCTTCTTCCTGCCCGCGCCCGAGGACGCGCTCGCCGCCTACCGGCGCGTGCTGCGGCCAGGGGGGCGGCTCGCCTTCACCACGTTCGCGGCCCAGGACCCGCTGCTGGGCGCCGTCGTCAAGGCGCTGACCCCGCTGCTGCCGGGCGGGCCCGTCGAGCGGCCCGTCGACAGGTTCACCGGCACCGCCTCGATCGGCGCGCTGCTCGGCGACTGGGACGCCGTCGCGTTCGCCGTGGAGACGTTCGAGACGCCGTTCGCCGGAAAGGACGCGCTATGGGACTGGTTCTGGTCGCACGGCATGCGCGCGGTCCTCGAGCGGATCCCCGCCGACCGGCTCGACGAGGCCAGGGCGATCGCCTATGACGCCATGGATCCCGCGGTCGGCCCGGGCGGCGGGATCTTCTTGCGCACGTCGGTCCGGATCACCACGGCGATCCGCCCGGAGTAGGGGGACGCGCGTCCGCGCCGTTAAGAGTGGGACTTCAGGTAGTCCAGATAGAGCGGGCGCAGGGCATCGGCCAAAGGCTCCTCGCCGGAACCGATGAGATCGGTGACCAGGCCGAAGACCCGCATGATGTCGGTCTCGCTGCGCTCCAGGTCGCCGGAGGCGGCCTCGGCCGCGGGGATCGCGCGCAGCAGTTCCCAGAGGAAGCCGATGTCGTGGCGTTCCCTGGCCAGCTTGACGGCCCTGTCGTGCAGTTCGGGGGAAGTGAGGTCGTCGAGGTTCTGCGTCATGGGTCTCCCCTACCCCGTGCGTCCAAGGCGCATCCGCTACTTCGCGTCGGCGTAGCAGTCGACCACCGAAGTGTGCAGGGGGAAGACGACGGGGGTGTCGGCGAAAAGAAGGCGTCTGGCCTGCTCTGCGGCCTCCTCGACCTCCGCGGCGACGGCTTCGGCGTCGGCCTCCGGCGTGTGCACGATCACTTCGTCGTGCTGGAAGAAGACGATCTCGGCGGGCCCGGCGAGCAGCCTGCCGCGCAGCAGCGCGAGGAACGCCAGCGCCCACTCCGCGGCGGTGGCCTGCACGACGAAGTTGCGGGTGAAGCGCCCGCGCGACAGCGCCGCCGACCGGCCCGCCGAGGTGGTGATCAGCTCCCGGTAGGCGGCGTCCCCCGCCGGGCTCGCCCTGCCGAGCAGGGAGCTGACGGCCTGGCCGCGCTCGCCGGCCCGCGCCGCGGCCTCCACGTAGCCGAAGGCCGCGGGGAAGCGCCCGCGCAGCACCGCGAGCAGGGCGACCGCCTCGCCGGTGCCGCCGCCGTACATCGCCGACAGCATGGCGATCTTGGCCTTGTCGCGGGGGGAGGGGCCGTCCGGTGCCTCGGGGAAGGCGTCGGCGAGCGCCGCGTACAGGTCGCCCTGCGCGGCGGCCGCGGCGAAGGCCGCGTCGTCGGCGAGCGCGGCGAGCACCCGGGGTTCGAGCTGGGCGGCGTCGGCGACGACCAGGACATGGCCCGGGTCGGCGACGACCGCGCGGCGCAGCACCTTGGGGATCTGGAGGGCGCCGCCTCCCCGGCTCGCCCACCGGCCGGACACCACGCCTCCGACGACGTACTCGGGCCGGAACCTTCCGTCGCGCACCCAGGAGTCCATCCAGGACCAGCCGTGCGCGGTGTAGAGGCGGGCCAGTTCCTTGTACTCCAGTACCGCGGCCACCGCCGGGTGATCGACCCCGCGCAGCTCCCAGGCCCGGGTGGACGCGACCGTGTGGCCCGCCGCCGCGAACGCCTTCAGGAGCTGCTTGGGCGAGTCCGGGTTCAGGTGTCCCCCGAACGCGGCGCTGATCCCGTCAGCGAGGTCCTGGAGGAGGCGGGGCCGCATGCCGGGGGCCGGACGGGGGCCGAGGAGGCCGGTCAGCAGCTCGTCGTGGACGTCGGTGCGCCAGGGGACGCCCTCGCGGCTCATCTCGGCGGCGGCGAGGCCGCCCGCGGACTCGGCGGCCGCCAGCAGCCGCAGCGGGCCCAGCTCCGCCTCCTGGGCGCGGTGGACGGCCACCACGTCGGCCAGCGGGGTGGCCGGAGCGCCCCCGAACAACGAGGGCTGCGCCTCGTGACGGTGCTCGGCGGGTGCGGGGAGGCCCTGCCTGCGGGCCAGCGCCGCGGCGGCCGACCTCGGCTCGCCGAAGCCGTTCTCCCGGGCGAGGAGAAGGCCCTCGATCAGCTCCAGGTCGTAGCAGCGGGCCACGCGCACGCCGGACGCGAGCAGGCGGGCGTAATCCCGCGCGGAGGACTCCCACACCCAGCGGGGTTCTTCCGCGCGTTCCAGCCGGGCCACCTCCGCGGCCAGATCGGGCACGGTGCGGGGAGGCCCCACGGGCACGGCGCCTTCGAGGACCTGGAGGTCGCCCTCTTCGTCCTCGCCCCAGGCCACCGCTATGTTCACCCGCCCATTGTGCCCACCTGGTGTGACAGTCCTGACGGGGCGCTTCAACGGGGTCCGCCTTGGCCGGGTGCCTTGTTACAGGGGCACCCCATAGATCGCTCTGCGCCGGGGGAACTCGGTAAGGCTCCAGAGTTGCTTCTTCTCTCGCCACACCGTCAGGTCCTCGGGTCCGAAGGGGTAGTCGCGCACCTCGGGGACCGCGCCGGGCTCGGCCTCGAGTAGCTTGCCCCGGACGGCTCCCGTGCCCGCCTGGCTGAGGTACCACCGGCCCTTGTGGCAGGCCGCGCCCTGGATCTTGAAATCGGGTGCACGGTAGGCCTCGCAGGGCACGGCGACGCCTTTGTCGGCCGCCAGCGTGCCGTCCTCCTCCAGGTTCCAGCAGGCCAGTCTTCCAACGTCGCCCTGGACGTCGGTGTACTCGCCGGAGACGAGGCGGTCGGGGGCGCTGGAGCGGTCTATCGAGGCGAAGGAGAAGACGGGGCCGGTCGCGGTGAGCTTCCAGCAGTCGGTCTGCGGGAGCAGAAAACGGTACCCGTAGGCGTGGTACTTGCCTTCCCTGCGGCCGAACTTGGTGTGGTCGCCGACGTCGTCCTGCACCGAGCGGATGTCGAGGATGCCGCGCAGATCGAACACGCGCAGGCCCCGGGTGGTGTCGGCGATGTAGAGGAGGTCGCCGTACCAGGCGATGCCTCCCGCGTGGATGTCCACGGGGGCGTACGAACCGTCGGCCTTGGCGATGACGCACAGCACATGCCGGTACTTGGCCGTCTGCGGGTCGAGGAAGGTGAGGCGGACGCCGCGCTCCTCGGTGTCGACCTCGGGCTTCCAGTACCAGGAGGCGATGAAGGCCGGATCGCTGATCCCCGCGTCGGAGGCGCTGGTGAGCCCCTGCGGGTACCAGTCGCGGGTGTCGTCGTCGCCGTCCTCGAAGGTGAACCAGTCGGCGGGGCCGGGCCGCATGCCGTTGAAGGCCGTGGTGGCGCCCTTGCGCACGGCGGTCCGGTTCGCCCCCGCGAGGACCTTCGCGACGGGGACCGCCTTGAGGTCCTCGGCGAGCCGGGCCGCGCCTTCGGCGAGCCCCCCGGTGCGGCGGTGGAGGGTGTAGGGCTCCGGGGACACCGAGACCAGTTTTCGCATCGGACGACTATGCGACAAACCCCAACTTTTCGCCACAAGATCCACGGGAATTTAATCGGTGGCGTGTGCGGGGCCGACCGGCCTATGGTGATCGGAATCGGCGTGCGGCCTGGTCAGCGCGCCCTCGGCTCGGAAGGAACCTTGTGAAGAAGGTCATTGTGCGCGGCACCACTTCGTCCCCTTACCTCGCGGCGCCCGCCTGACCGCAACGCAGGCCGGCGCCGGATTCCAGAAAGGCGCCACCCGTGGCATCGGGATTTCCTTCACCTCGTTCACTTCCGTCACACGAGTCCCTTGAGGCATTCGGCTATGACGCGTCTCTCGCCGCGCATCTCGAATCCGGGCTCGAACCGGGCCGGGTCGTCCGGGTCGATCGCGGCGCCTGCGTCGTCGTCACCGCCGGAGGCACCCGCCAGGCCGTCAACCGGCTCGCCGAGCCGGTGCGCCCCTGCGTCGGCGACTGGGCGGGCGTCACGTCCGGCCGGGAGGCCGTGGTCCGACAGATCCTGCCTCGCCGCACCGCGATCGTCCGGGCCGCCGCGGCGCCCGGCGTCTCCGCGGGCCAGGTGCTCGCCGCCAACGTCGACATCGTCTACATCGCCGAGCCGGCGGTGCCCGAGATCGACCTCGGCCGGATCGAGCGGCTGCTCGCCCTCGTCTGGGAGAGCGGCGCCCGCCCCGTCGTGCTGATCACCAAGGCCGATCTGGCGGGCACCGTGCTGCCCGAGTCCGAGCTCGACAAGGTGGTCAGGGCCGCGCCCGGCGCCGAGGTCGTCGCGGTCTCCTCGGTCGCCCGCACCGGTCTCGAGGGCCTGGCGCCCCTGCCGGGCGAGACCGCGGTCGTGCTCGGCCGCTCCGGCGCGGGCAAGTCCACCCTGGTCAACGCGCTCGCCGGGCGCGAGGCGATGGCCACCGGCGAGATCCGCGAGGCCGACGGCCGGGGCAGGCACACCACCGTCCACCGGGAGCTGCTGCTCCTGCCGGGCGGCGGCATGGTCATCGACACCCCCGGACTCCGCTCGATCGGCCTCCAGGCCGACGGCGAGGGCGTGTCCCGCACCTTCGCCGACCTCGCCGAACTCGCCGAGGAGTGCCGCTTCACCGACTGCGCCCACACCACCGAACCGGGCTGCGCGGTCACCCGGGCCGTCGCCGACGGCACCCTCCCGGAGCGCCGGCTGGCCTCCTGGCGCAAACTCCAGCGCGAAGCCGAATGGGCGGCCTCCCGCACCGACGCCCGCCTCCGCGCCGAACGCGAGAACCGCTGGAAGTCCATCCACAAGGAAATGCGAGGCCGCAACCGCCCCTGACCGCGCCCCACCGCAACGCACCACCCGTGGGCCGGACCGCCCCAACGCGGCCCGGCCCACGGGCCCGAGCACCGTTCCCGAGTGCCCCGACCGGACCCCGCCCACAGACCGACCCCGCGAACCTCGGCACAGGCGAACAGGTCCCAGGCCGAGCCGCGCCGACGGAGGCTCCCCACACCAAAGGCCGGTCCCACGAACCTCGGGACGGGCGGGTGGGTCCCGGGCCTGGTGGGCCGGGCAGGTTGGGTCGGCTGGGCAGGCCGGGCGGGTTGGGCAGGCCGGGCGGGTTGGGTGGGCTGGGAGGGCAGGCCGGGCGGGTTGGGTGGGCTGGGGGTTCAGGGTGGTTCGGGTGGTGGTCTGGCTTTGTCGGGTTCGGGTGGGTTCGAGCTAGGAGGGGTCGGGGTGGGGGGTGTCGTGGGCTCGGGTGAGTTTGTCGACGGCGGCGTCGAGGAGGTCCGGGGGGAGGGTGAAGGGGAGGCGGAGGTGGCGGTGGTGGGCGCCTTCGGGGGAGAAGCGGTGGCCTGGGGTGAGGGCCAGGCCCAGGGCCGCGGCGCGTGAGGTCAGGCGGTCGGCGTCGGTGTCGAGGAGTTCCAGCCAGAGGGAGAGGCCGCCTTGCGGGAGCGCGAAGCGGCACCAGGGGAGGTCGCGTAGGCGGGCCGCGAGGTGGTCGCGCTGGGTCCTGAGGCGGCGTCTGCGCTCGTCGAGGATCTCGGCGCGGACGTCGAGGAGCCGGAGCGCGACGAGCTGGTCCAGCGGGGAAGGCGCCAGGGAGTGCGCGACGGGCAGCGCGGCCGACCGCGCGATCACGGCGGGGTGCGCCCTGATCCAGCCGACGCGGAGCCCCGGCCACAGGGACTTGCTGAGCGAGCCGATCGTCACCGTCCGCCGGTCGCCCGGCGCGGCGATCCGCGCGGGCGGCGGTGCGGCCGCGCGCAGGTCGAGGTCGCGCAGGGTCTCGTCCACCACCACGAGGGTGTCCTGCGCGGACAGGAGGCGGCGCAGGGCACCGCGCCGCTCGTCGTCCATGAGCAGCCCGGTCGGGTTGTGGAAGTCCGGGACGAGGTAGGTGAGCGCGGGGCCCGCCGCGGCGACGGTGCGGCCCAGGGCCGCGACGTCCCAGCCGTCGCCGGTCAGGGGCTGGGCGACCGGCCTGGCGCCTGCCGACCGGAACAGGGCGAGCGCTCCCGGGTAGGTGGGCGAGTCCGTCACGACCCGTGCGCCGCGCCGGACGAAGGCGGCGATGAGCAGCGCGAGCGCCGCGTCCGCGCCGCCGGTCAGCAGCACATGGCCTTCCCGGGTGGGCAGGCCCTGGTCGGTGTAGGCCGCGGCGATCGCGGCGCGCAGGTGCGCGGCGGGCCCGTCGGGGGCCAGCGCGGACGGGAGGCCGTCCGCCGCGCCCAGTACGGCGGCGTGCAGCGCGTCGAAGGGCGCGGCGGGTTCCGCGGCCGTCAGGTCCAGGGCCGCCTCGCGCCCGCCGGTGAGGGAGAGGCCCGCGGGCCAGGGGGCGAGGCCGCCCCGCAACCCGGGCGGGAGTGCGGTGACGCTGCCGGATCCGGTGCGCGTCGTGATCAGTTCGGCGGCGCGCAGTGCCCGGTAGGCGCTCGCGACGGTGCCCCGGGCCAGGCCGAGCACCTCGGCGAGCCGCCGTTCGGCGGGCATCCGGACGCCCAGCGCGAGCCGGCCGTCGTGGAGTGCCCGCTCGACGGCGTCGGCGAGAAGTCCCGCCGCGCTGCCCTCGCCGTCCCGCCACGAGCCCAGCAGCCGGGCCACTTCGAGGGCGGAGACCTGTCGCACGTCGACCATATGGTCCAATTTATTCTAATTGGACCATTACTAAAGGTTCGCCGCCACCTACCTTCGGCAAGAGAGCAGGCACCAACCCGAGAAAGCCGAACCAGATGTCACTCGAGTACCGGCACGTCGACGTGTTCGCGGCCGAACCGTTCACCGGCAACAGCCTCGCCGTCTTCCCCGACCGCCCCGACCTGACGGGCGCCCAGATGCTCGCCGTCACCCAGGAGCTGCGCCACTTCGAGACGATCTTCCTGCGGCCCACCGACGCGCCGGACGCGTTCGAGGCCCGGGTGTTCGACCTCATCGAGGAACTGGACTTCGCCGGGCACCCGATCCTCGGGGCCGCCGCCGTCCTCCACGAGCGGGCTGGGGGCGCCGGGACTCGGGAGTGGCGGTTCCGGCTCCCGCGCAAGACCGTCCAGGTCACCACGCGTCACACCGAGGGCCACTTCCAGGCCGCGCTCGACCAGGGCAGGCCCGAGTTCCTCGGCACCGTGCCCCCCGACGGCAGGGCGGAGATCGCCGAGGCGCTGCGGCTCCCCTCCGGGGCGCTCGCCGATCTGCCCCTCGAGGTCGTCTCGACCGGCCTGCGCTACCTCGTCGTCCCCGTGCGGGGGCGGCTGGTGGAGGCGCGGATCGTCCGCCAGGACTTCGCCGACCTGCTCGCCCGGCACGGCGCGCAGTTCGCGTACCTGCTCGACGTCGACGGCCTGGAGGGCAGGCACTGGAACAACGACGGCGTCATGGAGGACGTGGCGACGGGAAGCGCCGCCGGATGCGTCGGCGCCTACCTGGCGCGGCACGGCGTCGTGCCCGCCGGGCGGGAGTTCATCCTCCGGCAGGGCCGCTTCACCGGCCGGCCGAGCAGGATCGGCGTCCTCCCGGAGGGCTCCCCCGACGACCTCGAGAACATCCGCGTCTCCGGAGCCGTCGCGATGACGGCCCGCGGCACCCTCGACGCGGTTCCGGCGAAGACCGAGGAGTCCTGATGCCCGCGTTCCCCGTCCACACGGCCCCGGAGATCCGCGCGGCCGTCGGCGTCGACGACCTCCTGGAGCCGGTGGCCGAGGCGCTCGCCGCCTTCAGCACGGTGGAAGGGGCCAGGGCCCCGATCTCGGTGCTTCCCCTGAAGAACGGCGGCGACGCCCACCTCAAGGCCGCCTACCTGCCTGGGATGCCGCACTTCGTCGTCAAAGTGGCGACCTGGTTCCCCGCCAACCGCGCGCTCGGACTGCCCGAAGGCGGCGGGTTCGTCGCCCTCCTCGACGCCCGTACCGGGACCGTCACCGCGGTGCTGGAGGACGAGCACCACCTGTCCGATCTGCGGACCGCCGCGGCGGGCGCCGTCAGCGCCCGCGCCCTCGCCCGCCCCGACGCCTCCCGCGTCACCGTGATGGGCACCGGCAGGCAGGCGCGGTTGCAGGCCCACGCGCTCACCCGGGTCCGCGGCATCGACCACGTGACCGTCTGGGGACGCACCCCCGAAGGCGCGGCCCGCCTCGTCGGGCAGCTCCGCGAAGACCTCCCCGACCTGCCGGTCGAAGCCGTCGCCGACCCGGAGGCCGCCGTCCGCGACGCCGACGTGATCATCACCGCCACCGCCGGCACCTCTCCCGTCCTCCGGGGCGACTGGCTCCGCCCCGGCCAGCACATCACCGCGCTCGGCGCCGACGACGAGCACAAGCGCGAACTGGACGCCGGAGTCTTCGCCCGCGCGACCCGGATCTTCGTGGACGGCCGCGACCTGAACCTCCGCTACGGCGACGTGCACGCCGCCGTGGCCGCAGGCGAGATCACCCCCGACCGCATCACCGGCGAACTCGGCGAAGTCCTGTCCGGCCGCACCCCCGGCCGCCGCACGTCCAGCGACATCACGCTCGCCAAACTCATCGGCATAGGCCCCCAGGACCTGGCCGCCGCCGAAACCGCCGTCGCCCTCCTCACCCCCTGACCCCGGCCGCGCAGCGGACATCGGCCGCGCCTCCGCGAGCACGCGCCGCTCCCAGAAGGCCACCGCCGACCCGGGTCGCCAGGCGGCCTGCGGGAGCGCTCGGGGTGGGGTGCCGCGGCCGTCCTCGGAAGATCGGCGGATCCGTGCCCGAGGCGTCGGCGAGGAGGCTCCGACGCCGCCGCGGGGCGGGTTCCGGAGGTGCCGCGCGGCGATTTCGGCGTGGGTCAAGGCCGTGGAGGCGCGGTCCCGACGGGCAGCGTTGCTGCGCCCTCGTGCCGGAGGTGGTCGCGGGGGCCTAGAGGGGCTTGAGGTCGGGGCGTTTGGGGGCGCGGCCGTCTCCGGAGGAGATGCCCTTGAGGCGGCGTTGGACCCAGGGGGCGAAGTAGGCGCGCGCCCAGTGGAGGTCTTCACGGCGGGCGTCCTGCCAGGTCTTGGCGGAGGGCAGGGGCCAGGGGGCGCGCCAGTCGCCTTCGACGGGGACGCCGAGCCGCTCGGCCACGGCGAGGGCGAGACGGCTGTGGCCTTCGGGGGTGAGGTGCAGGCGGTCCTCGTGCCAGGCGGGGTCGGCGTTCAGCACGGGCATCGACCACAGGTCGACGACGGTCAGGCCGAGGCGATCGGCGATCGACCGGATGTGCAGGTTGTAGGTGGCGACCTTCCCGCGGAAGCGCCCGTCGCTCGCGCGGCCGTTGAGGCCCCGGAACTTCGGGTCGAACCCGGTGAACACGACGACCTCGGCGCCCGTCCCGCGCAGCGCGGCGAGGGCGTCGCGGTAGACGACGGCCATCTCGTCGGGGTCGGCGCCGGGGCGGATCATGTCGTTGCCGCCCGCGGAGATCGTGTACAGGTCGGCCCGCATCTCCACGGCCCGCGGCACCTGGTCCTCGGCGATCTGGCGCAGCAGCTTGCCCCGCACCGCGAGGTTCGCGTACAGCAGACCGGGCCGGGCGGCATCGAGGTGCCCCGCGAGCCGGTCGGCCCAACCGCGGAACTCGTCCGGCCGGTAGGGGTCGTTCAACCCCTCGGTGAAGCTGTCACCGAGGGCCACAAAAGATCGAATTTCCTTCTTCACCGCACCACTCACGGCATAAAGAGTGCATCATGCACATTGCCCTACGCGACCGTAAGAAGCGGTGATGACCGCCACGTCAGCGCAGGGGAATACGCAACTCGTGCTCCAGCGGAGGCTCCAGTTCCTGCGCCCGGCAGCCCGTCGCGCCGAAGCAGCGGATCCGCAGCTCGCCGGGGGTGACGTCGAGGCGCAGGAAGCTCTTGAAGAAGGGCGCGCTGTCGGTGTCGGAGGCCTCGGAGAACATGCGGTGGTAGGGCTTGTTGACCGGGAGCCGCAGCCACGGCCTGCGCTTGCGCCCGTCGGGGACGGCGAGGAGCGAGGCGATCATCCGGGCGCGCAGCCCTGGCACGACGCCGTGGGCCTCCGGCCGGGTCGGCGGGACGCCGAGCCGGCGGGAGACCGCCGCGGCGGCCTGGGGGTAGTCGATCTCGAAGAACCGGCGAAGGCCGAGACGACGCAGGCGCCGCCCGTACAGGCGGCTGTAGAAGACCAGGGAGTCTCCGCGCAGCGGGTGGCAGACGAAGTCGTCCTCGCCGACGAGGGTGACGCCGTCGCGCTTGACGTCCACGGCCGGGATCGTATGGGTCGCGTGCATGTACGCCCCGGAGCCTCCCGCGACGAGGTAGTCGATCCGCCGGCCCGCCACGTCGACCGGGTAGTGCTGGTAGTTGTGGATGTCGCCGCCGATCACCGCGACGTATCCGGTGGACCTGACGATCTCGTCGACGGTGCCGCCGCCCTCGATCGGGCACGGCCGGTACTCGTTGTTGCGGTAGATCGGCTTGCCGGTGATGAGGACCTTCGGCTTGGGATCGGCCGAGACCCGGCGCAGCCACTCGGCCTGCTCGCGGTCGATGCCGCCGCCGATCCCGGTGTCGAGGC harbors:
- a CDS encoding MFS transporter gives rise to the protein MHRNRRMWPLYAAGFTTAFGAHGIAASLGADDAVTSLLVLGGLLALYDAAEVVLKPVFGSLADRIGARPVLLGGLAAFAASSALYVVADGPAWLWAARLGQGAAASAFSPAASALVARMTPEEERGRAFGGYGFYKSLGYTLGPLLGAVILWAGGLRELFAVLAVLGAAVALWAALAVPALPPLPRARQTVLDLARRLSAPEFWRPTAALAGATAALSVGVGFLPVSGAAAGLGPVATGAAVSVLALCGALVQPRAGRALDEGRLSASRGLGTGLALTAAGLACAMLPGVAGVLLAAVLIGVGTGLITPLGFATLAASTPKERLGQTMGSAELGRELGDAGGPLLVAVVATAASLAYGYGALALLLAVAPAVMLARSLRARPATDPGA
- a CDS encoding class I SAM-dependent methyltransferase; protein product: MTASDAEAKASVAAMFDRSSATYEGLEGEYFAPMGRALVSRAGISPGSRVLDVGCGRGAVLAAAAAATGPSGAAVGIDLAPGMIERAAAAVADLPWVSVALGDAADPDFPDASFDAVLAGLVIFFLPAPEDALAAYRRVLRPGGRLAFTTFAAQDPLLGAVVKALTPLLPGGPVERPVDRFTGTASIGALLGDWDAVAFAVETFETPFAGKDALWDWFWSHGMRAVLERIPADRLDEARAIAYDAMDPAVGPGGGIFLRTSVRITTAIRPE
- a CDS encoding bifunctional 3'-5' exonuclease/DNA polymerase; the protein is MNIAVAWGEDEEGDLQVLEGAVPVGPPRTVPDLAAEVARLERAEEPRWVWESSARDYARLLASGVRVARCYDLELIEGLLLARENGFGEPRSAAAALARRQGLPAPAEHRHEAQPSLFGGAPATPLADVVAVHRAQEAELGPLRLLAAAESAGGLAAAEMSREGVPWRTDVHDELLTGLLGPRPAPGMRPRLLQDLADGISAAFGGHLNPDSPKQLLKAFAAAGHTVASTRAWELRGVDHPAVAAVLEYKELARLYTAHGWSWMDSWVRDGRFRPEYVVGGVVSGRWASRGGGALQIPKVLRRAVVADPGHVLVVADAAQLEPRVLAALADDAAFAAAAAQGDLYAALADAFPEAPDGPSPRDKAKIAMLSAMYGGGTGEAVALLAVLRGRFPAAFGYVEAAARAGERGQAVSSLLGRASPAGDAAYRELITTSAGRSAALSRGRFTRNFVVQATAAEWALAFLALLRGRLLAGPAEIVFFQHDEVIVHTPEADAEAVAAEVEEAAEQARRLLFADTPVVFPLHTSVVDCYADAK
- the rsgA gene encoding ribosome small subunit-dependent GTPase A; the protein is MASGFPSPRSLPSHESLEAFGYDASLAAHLESGLEPGRVVRVDRGACVVVTAGGTRQAVNRLAEPVRPCVGDWAGVTSGREAVVRQILPRRTAIVRAAAAPGVSAGQVLAANVDIVYIAEPAVPEIDLGRIERLLALVWESGARPVVLITKADLAGTVLPESELDKVVRAAPGAEVVAVSSVARTGLEGLAPLPGETAVVLGRSGAGKSTLVNALAGREAMATGEIREADGRGRHTTVHRELLLLPGGGMVIDTPGLRSIGLQADGEGVSRTFADLAELAEECRFTDCAHTTEPGCAVTRAVADGTLPERRLASWRKLQREAEWAASRTDARLRAERENRWKSIHKEMRGRNRP
- a CDS encoding PLP-dependent aminotransferase family protein; its protein translation is MVDVRQVSALEVARLLGSWRDGEGSAAGLLADAVERALHDGRLALGVRMPAERRLAEVLGLARGTVASAYRALRAAELITTRTGSGSVTALPPGLRGGLAPWPAGLSLTGGREAALDLTAAEPAAPFDALHAAVLGAADGLPSALAPDGPAAHLRAAIAAAYTDQGLPTREGHVLLTGGADAALALLIAAFVRRGARVVTDSPTYPGALALFRSAGARPVAQPLTGDGWDVAALGRTVAAAGPALTYLVPDFHNPTGLLMDDERRGALRRLLSAQDTLVVVDETLRDLDLRAAAPPPARIAAPGDRRTVTIGSLSKSLWPGLRVGWIRAHPAVIARSAALPVAHSLAPSPLDQLVALRLLDVRAEILDERRRRLRTQRDHLAARLRDLPWCRFALPQGGLSLWLELLDTDADRLTSRAAALGLALTPGHRFSPEGAHHRHLRLPFTLPPDLLDAAVDKLTRAHDTPHPDPS
- a CDS encoding PhzF family phenazine biosynthesis protein, which gives rise to MSLEYRHVDVFAAEPFTGNSLAVFPDRPDLTGAQMLAVTQELRHFETIFLRPTDAPDAFEARVFDLIEELDFAGHPILGAAAVLHERAGGAGTREWRFRLPRKTVQVTTRHTEGHFQAALDQGRPEFLGTVPPDGRAEIAEALRLPSGALADLPLEVVSTGLRYLVVPVRGRLVEARIVRQDFADLLARHGAQFAYLLDVDGLEGRHWNNDGVMEDVATGSAAGCVGAYLARHGVVPAGREFILRQGRFTGRPSRIGVLPEGSPDDLENIRVSGAVAMTARGTLDAVPAKTEES
- a CDS encoding ornithine cyclodeaminase family protein is translated as MPAFPVHTAPEIRAAVGVDDLLEPVAEALAAFSTVEGARAPISVLPLKNGGDAHLKAAYLPGMPHFVVKVATWFPANRALGLPEGGGFVALLDARTGTVTAVLEDEHHLSDLRTAAAGAVSARALARPDASRVTVMGTGRQARLQAHALTRVRGIDHVTVWGRTPEGAARLVGQLREDLPDLPVEAVADPEAAVRDADVIITATAGTSPVLRGDWLRPGQHITALGADDEHKRELDAGVFARATRIFVDGRDLNLRYGDVHAAVAAGEITPDRITGELGEVLSGRTPGRRTSSDITLAKLIGIGPQDLAAAETAVALLTP
- a CDS encoding SGNH/GDSL hydrolase family protein, yielding MSGAVKKEIRSFVALGDSFTEGLNDPYRPDEFRGWADRLAGHLDAARPGLLYANLAVRGKLLRQIAEDQVPRAVEMRADLYTISAGGNDMIRPGADPDEMAVVYRDALAALRGTGAEVVVFTGFDPKFRGLNGRASDGRFRGKVATYNLHIRSIADRLGLTVVDLWSMPVLNADPAWHEDRLHLTPEGHSRLALAVAERLGVPVEGDWRAPWPLPSAKTWQDARREDLHWARAYFAPWVQRRLKGISSGDGRAPKRPDLKPL